In the Anoplopoma fimbria isolate UVic2021 breed Golden Eagle Sablefish chromosome 7, Afim_UVic_2022, whole genome shotgun sequence genome, one interval contains:
- the LOC129093824 gene encoding low affinity immunoglobulin gamma Fc region receptor II-like, producing MELTGLLLTLSSITVTPNRSQFFKYESLSLSCDEDRKSPLWRVKAKTARGVSECGRDWGHLRGSTCFINEAYIWNSGEYWCESTTGETTPAANISITGSNVILESPVFPVMEGESVTLRCTTQSNSSNLRASIFMKDRSPVDASITRQMTIPSVSRSDGGLYMCVIIEVGASTESWLTVREREEAGRPSDGFTGNVTAGPGAPATPLLSVSRLMCHLVVGAPYLVSTVLLALIYRDRARAGNTPAVTMEMPRRIDRGQRLANDYVNVSTEHDL from the exons ATGGAGCTCACAGGTCTCCTCCTCACACTCT CCTCGATCACAGTCACTCCTAACAGATCTCAGTTCTTTAAGTacgagtctctctctctgagctgtgACGAGGACAGGAAGTCACCTTTATGGAGAGTGAAGGCCAAAACAGCCCGAGGCGTCTCAGAGTGTGGACGTGACTGGGGCCACCTGCGAGGGTCGACCTGCTTTATCAACGAAGCCTACATCTGGAACAGTGGAGAGTACTGGTGTGAGTCCACAACGGGAGAGACAACTCCAGCTGCCAACATCAGCATCACCG GAAGTAACGTGATCCTGGAGAGTCCTGTGTTTCCTGTGATGGAGGGAGAATCTGTGACTCTGCGCTGCACAACTCAGAGCAACTCCTCAAACCTGAGGGCCAGCATCTTCATGAAGGACAGATCTCCTGTCGATGCCAGCATCACCAGGCAGATGACCATCCCGTCAGTGTCCAGGTCTGATGGAGGCCTCTACATGTGCGTGATCATCGAAGTCGGGGCGTCCACAGAGAGCTGGCTCACTGTCAGAG agagagaagaggcagGTCGACCATCTGATGGTTTTACTGGAAACGTGACAG CAGGTCCTGGTGCTCCTGCAACTCCCCTCCTGTCGGTCTCCAGACTGATGTGCCACCTGGTGGTGGGAGCTCCTTACCTGGTGTCCACCGTCTTACTGGCTCTCATATacagagacagagcgagag CAGGAAATACACCAGCCGTTACCATGGAGATGCCACGGCGCATTGACAGAGGGCAGAGATTGGCTAATGATTATGTTAATGTCTCCACTGAGCACGACCTCTGA
- the coro2ab gene encoding coronin-2B, translated as MTLAEMSWRSSFRCSKFRHVFGKPSTKEHGYDGLPITRSVHDNHYCSANPCFIAVVTECAGGGSFLVLPIHHTGRVDPQHPKVCGHSGRVLDVKWNPFDDHSIASCSEDCTVKVWDIPVCGVQQNLTKARKTLIGHSRRVALIEWHPTAENLLLSSAYDYKVLLWDVSQVGAVLRYPVRVVLMPIHHRYQSDGLLLSVSFNSDGSRLAVTSKDRRVRVLDPRTGRILQVSSSKSHRASKVLYIGGLKMLLSTGSSPWNHRQIVLWDPDDLSEPLYEEDLDGSAGVLFPFYDPDTHMLYLAGKGDGNIRYYELSTEKPYITFLTEYRSLLPQKGLGMMPKRGLDVSACEVFRFYRLIAIKDLVEPLSMIVPRKESGVFQEDLYPMTAGNQAAMTAQEWLLGINRSPVLMSLKPGTRVANPYPETPAEKGLVRQLSSLRFQMDPAVGAVPRHNLDIMEEAFLEEQLAYQDAKYPGEMSDLSGWQPDETQIPLWTYCCTPHCCEPAERPPPTTESELLQAFYRQQDELRGLREQLNAKDVRIAQLELDIKNTRNNMRATF; from the exons ATGACTCTAGCAGAG ATGTCGTGGCGTTCGTCTTTCCGCTGCTCAAAGTTCCGTCACGTCTTCGGGAAGCCGTCCACCAAGGAGCACGGCTACGACGGGCTGCCAATCACACGCAGCGTCCACGACAACCACTACTGCTCAGCCAATCCCTGCTTCATCGCCGTGGTGACGGAGTGCGCCGGGGGCGGGTCCTTTTTAGTCCTGCCCATCCATCAT ACAGGCCGGGTGGACCCTCAGCACCCGAAGGTGTGCGGTCACAGTGGGAGGGTCCTGGACGTCAAGTGGAACCCGTTTGATGACCACAGCATCGCTTCGTGCTCAGAGGATTGCACT GTGAAGGTCTGGGACATCCCGGTCTGTGGCGTCCAACAGAACCTCACCAAGGCCAGGAAGACTCTGATTGGTCACTCCCGGAGGGTGGCGCTTATTGAGTGGCATCCGACAGCTGAGAACCTGCTGTTAAGCTCCGCCTACGACTACAAG GTCCTCCTCTGGGATGTGTCCCAGGTAGGTGCGGTGCTCAGGTACCCGGTCCGGGTGGTTCTGATGCCAATCCACCACCGCTACCAGTCTGATGGCCTGCTTCTGTCTGTCAGCTTCAACAGTGACGGCAGCAGGCTGGCCGTCACGTCCAAAGACAGACGGGTTCGAGTCCTGGACCCACGGACAGGAAGGATCCTACAG GTGTCCAGCAGCAAGTCCCATAGAGCCAGCAAAGTTTTATACATCGGAGGGCTGAAGATGCTTCTGTCCACCGGCAGCTCACCGTGGAACCACAGACAGATCGTCCTCTGGGACcct GACGACTTATCTGAGCCGCTGTATGAAGAAGACTTGGACGGATCTGCAGGAGTCCTCTTCCCGTTCTACGACccggacacacacatgctctacTTGGCAGGAAAG GGTGACGGGAACATCCGGTACTACGAGCTGAGCACTGAGAAACCTTACATCACCTTCCTGACGGAGTACAGGTCTCTGCTGCCACAGAAAGGACTTG GGATGATGCCAAAGCGCGGCCTGGACGTGAGCGCCTGTGAAGTTTTCAGATTTTACCGTCTGATCGCCATCAAAGACCTGGTGGAACCACTGTCAATGATCGTACCACGAAAAGAG TCAGGTGTTTTCCAAGAGGACCTgtacccaatgacagctggaaACCAGGCGGCCATGACGGCTCAGGAGTGGCTGTTGGGGATCAACAGAA GCCCAGTGCTGATGTCCTTGAAGCCTGGGACTCGAGTAGCCAACCCTTACCCAGAAACCCCTGCTGAAAAAGGGCTTGTGAGGCAGCTGAGCTCCCTGAGGTTCCAGATGGATCCGGCTGTTGGCGCAGTGCCCAGGCATAACCTGGACATTATGGAAGAG GCCTTCCTAGAGGAGCAGCTGGCCTACCAGGACGCCAAATACCCTGGGGAGATGAGCGATCTGTCGGGGTGGCAGCCGGATGAGACCCAGATCCCGCTGTGGACGTACTGCTGCACTCCACACTGCTGTGAGCCTGCAGAGAGACCACCGCCTACAACCGAGAGCGAG CTCCTGCAGGCATTTTACAGACAGCAAGACGAACTCAGAGGCCTGAGAGAACAACTCAATGCCAAAGAT GTGAGAATCGCTCAGCTGGAGCTGGACATCAAAAACACCAGAAACAACATGAGGGCTACCTTCTGA
- the LOC129093412 gene encoding ladderlectin-like, whose translation MKTLTVSALVCALMVLTRAAVLPDGMPVKDQIAKSHLVKRSVSCPGGWSPFNGRCFRYFPRPLTWAKAEKNCESMGGNLASVHNILEYHEIQRLILSGSHEYKQTWVGGSDAQEEKQWFWTDGTPFRYMNWCDREPNNSRGRQHCLQVNHGAEKCWDDVECYLRKPSVCAKKI comes from the exons ATGAAGACGCTGACTGTGTCTGCACTTGTTTGTGCCCTGATGGTTCTGACTCGAGCTGCTG TTCTTCCAGATGGAATGCCTGTAAAAGACCAAATAG caaaGAGTCATCTGGTCAAGAGGTCCGTGTCTTGTCCCGGAGGTTGGAGTCCGTTCAATGGTCGCTGTTTCCGCTACTTTCCAAGACCTCTGACTTGGGCTAAAGCTGAG AAAAACTGTGAGTCCATGGGAGGAAACCTTGCATCCGTTCACAACATCCTGGAGTACCATGAGATTCAGAGGCTGATTCTGAGCGGCAGTCATGAGTATAAGCAAACCTGGGTTGGAGGCTCTGATGCACAAGAg GAGAAGCAATGGTTCTGGACTGATGGTACTCCTTTCCGCTACATGAACTGGTGTGATCGTGAGCCTAACAATAGCAGAGGACGGCAGCATTGTTTACAAGTCAATCATGGAG CTGAGAAGTGCTGGGATGACGTGGAGTGCTACTTACGAAAACCATCAGTCTGTGCCAAGAAAATCTGA